Proteins from a genomic interval of Harpia harpyja isolate bHarHar1 chromosome 7, bHarHar1 primary haplotype, whole genome shotgun sequence:
- the RBM45 gene encoding RNA-binding protein 45 isoform X1 — MLSPRRKGRCGRSPPAPEKSQRSPAAREPGGPAMEEGSGFRLSAECLDEPPNSRVFVVLGKDTGEALIRERFAPFGDIQNIWLLRDKRTNESRGIAFIKFARSSQACRAMEEMHGRSLVPDTKPIKVFIAQSRASGSHRDVEDEELTRIFVMIPKSYTEEDLREKFKMYGDIEYCSIIKNKTTGESKGLGYVRYLKPSQAARAIEECDRSYRAILAEPKNKSSESFEHDYYSNNTRQEPRGNTLPFCGQPEFCSFEKNETRIQESVSKRLSVVSRLPFIQEQLFALFDLVPGLEYCDVQRDPHTNSGYAVIQYSTAASAIYAKYKLHGFEYPPGNRLTVIFLEDGSDSSDLIRKMATQLVTAHVSSVLRNNNAIVQQYRTPPQAFGGTSGSQLLQPQTDAILPPHKKKVPPDTSVKERLFILFHPHPLPVNVLEDVFCRFGHLIKVYLVAGKNVGYAKFADRASASDAITALHGKIVNGVRLKVRLADSPTEESNKRQRTY; from the exons ATGTTGTCTCCGCGGCGGAAAGGGCGCTGCGGGCGGTCCCCGCCGGCCCCCGAGAAAAGCCAGCGGTCCCCAGCGGCCCGGGAGCCCGGCGGCCCCGCTATGGAGGAGGGCAGCGGCTTCCGCCTCTCGGCCGAGTGCCTGGACGAGCCGCCCAACAGCCGGGTCTTCGTGGTGCTGGGCAAGGACACGGGAGAGGCGCTGATCCGGGAGCGCTTCGCCCCCTTCGGGGACATCCAGAACATCTGGCTCCTGCGGGACAAGCGCACCAACGAGTCCCGCGGCATCGCCTTCATCAAGTTCGCCCGCAGCTCGCAGGCCTGCCGGGCCATGGAGGAGATGCACGGCCGCAGCCTAGTCCCCGACACCAAGCCCATCAAG GTATTTATTGCACAGTCAAGAGCTTCTGGAAGCCACCGAGATGTTGAAGATGAGGAGCTTACACGAATCTTTGTTATGATACCGAAGTCCTATACAGAGGAAGATCTGCGAGAGAAGTTTAAG ATGTATGGAGACATTGAATATTGCAGCATTATTAAAAACAAGACTACTGGAGAAAGTAAAGGTTTGGGCTATGTGAGGTATTTAAAACCATCGCAAGCTGCCCGAGCAATTGAAGAGTGTGATCGAA GCTACAGGGCTATTTTGGCTGAACCTAAAAATAAGTCATCTGAGTCTTTTGAACATGATTATTATAGTAATAACACGAGGCAAGAACCAAGAGGAAATACACTTCCATTTT GTGGGCAGCCAGAGTTTtgtagttttgaaaaaaatgagacCAGAATTCAAGAGTCAGTCTCCAAACGTCTGTCGGTGGTATCACGGCTTCCCTTTATCCAAGAGCAGCTGTTTGCCCTCTTTGATCTAGTTCCAGGACTGGAGTATTGCGATGTTCAGCGAGATCCTCATACCAATAGTG GGTATGCTGTGATTCAGTACAGTACTGCTGCGTCAGCTATATATGCCAAGTATAAATTACACGGTTTTGAGTATCCTCCTGGGAATCGATTAACTGTCATTTTCCTAGAAGATGGGAGTGATAGCTCAGA CCTCATCAGAAAAATGGCAACACAGCTGGTAACAGCACATGTGTCATCAGTGTTGCGGAATAACAATGCCATTGTTCAGCAGTATAGGACACCTCCT cAGGCATTTGGAGGAACTTCTGGCTCACAGTTACTTCAGCCCCAAACAGATGCCATACtaccaccacacaaaaaaaaagttccacCTGACACTTCTGTGAAGGAAAGGCTTTTCATACTTTTCCATCCCCATCCTTTACCTGTAAATGTATTGGAGGATGTGTTCTG TCGTTTTGGACACTTGATAAAAGTTTACCTTGTGGCTGGAAAAAATGTTGGCTATGCAAAATTTGCAGACAGAGCAAGTGCCAGTGATGCCATAACTGCGTTACATGGCAAGATTGTGAATGGTGTCAGGCTTAAAGTAAGGTTGGCAGACTCGCCTACAGAAGAGTCCAACAAACGTCAGAGAACTTACTGA
- the RBM45 gene encoding RNA-binding protein 45 isoform X2, which yields MLSPRRKGRCGRSPPAPEKSQRSPAAREPGGPAMEEGSGFRLSAECLDEPPNSRVFVVLGKDTGEALIRERFAPFGDIQNIWLLRDKRTNESRGIAFIKFARSSQACRAMEEMHGRSLVPDTKPIKVFIAQSRASGSHRDVEDEELTRIFVMIPKSYTEEDLREKFKMYGDIEYCSIIKNKTTGESKGLGYVRYLKPSQAARAIEECDRSYRAILAEPKNKSSESFEHDYYSNNTRQEPRGNTLPFCGQPEFCSFEKNETRIQESVSKRLSVVSRLPFIQEQLFALFDLVPGLEYCDVQRDPHTNSGYAVIQYSTAASAIYAKYKLHGFEYPPGNRLTVIFLEDGSDSSDLIRKMATQLVTAHVSSVLRNNNAIVQQYRTPPAFGGTSGSQLLQPQTDAILPPHKKKVPPDTSVKERLFILFHPHPLPVNVLEDVFCRFGHLIKVYLVAGKNVGYAKFADRASASDAITALHGKIVNGVRLKVRLADSPTEESNKRQRTY from the exons ATGTTGTCTCCGCGGCGGAAAGGGCGCTGCGGGCGGTCCCCGCCGGCCCCCGAGAAAAGCCAGCGGTCCCCAGCGGCCCGGGAGCCCGGCGGCCCCGCTATGGAGGAGGGCAGCGGCTTCCGCCTCTCGGCCGAGTGCCTGGACGAGCCGCCCAACAGCCGGGTCTTCGTGGTGCTGGGCAAGGACACGGGAGAGGCGCTGATCCGGGAGCGCTTCGCCCCCTTCGGGGACATCCAGAACATCTGGCTCCTGCGGGACAAGCGCACCAACGAGTCCCGCGGCATCGCCTTCATCAAGTTCGCCCGCAGCTCGCAGGCCTGCCGGGCCATGGAGGAGATGCACGGCCGCAGCCTAGTCCCCGACACCAAGCCCATCAAG GTATTTATTGCACAGTCAAGAGCTTCTGGAAGCCACCGAGATGTTGAAGATGAGGAGCTTACACGAATCTTTGTTATGATACCGAAGTCCTATACAGAGGAAGATCTGCGAGAGAAGTTTAAG ATGTATGGAGACATTGAATATTGCAGCATTATTAAAAACAAGACTACTGGAGAAAGTAAAGGTTTGGGCTATGTGAGGTATTTAAAACCATCGCAAGCTGCCCGAGCAATTGAAGAGTGTGATCGAA GCTACAGGGCTATTTTGGCTGAACCTAAAAATAAGTCATCTGAGTCTTTTGAACATGATTATTATAGTAATAACACGAGGCAAGAACCAAGAGGAAATACACTTCCATTTT GTGGGCAGCCAGAGTTTtgtagttttgaaaaaaatgagacCAGAATTCAAGAGTCAGTCTCCAAACGTCTGTCGGTGGTATCACGGCTTCCCTTTATCCAAGAGCAGCTGTTTGCCCTCTTTGATCTAGTTCCAGGACTGGAGTATTGCGATGTTCAGCGAGATCCTCATACCAATAGTG GGTATGCTGTGATTCAGTACAGTACTGCTGCGTCAGCTATATATGCCAAGTATAAATTACACGGTTTTGAGTATCCTCCTGGGAATCGATTAACTGTCATTTTCCTAGAAGATGGGAGTGATAGCTCAGA CCTCATCAGAAAAATGGCAACACAGCTGGTAACAGCACATGTGTCATCAGTGTTGCGGAATAACAATGCCATTGTTCAGCAGTATAGGACACCTCCT GCATTTGGAGGAACTTCTGGCTCACAGTTACTTCAGCCCCAAACAGATGCCATACtaccaccacacaaaaaaaaagttccacCTGACACTTCTGTGAAGGAAAGGCTTTTCATACTTTTCCATCCCCATCCTTTACCTGTAAATGTATTGGAGGATGTGTTCTG TCGTTTTGGACACTTGATAAAAGTTTACCTTGTGGCTGGAAAAAATGTTGGCTATGCAAAATTTGCAGACAGAGCAAGTGCCAGTGATGCCATAACTGCGTTACATGGCAAGATTGTGAATGGTGTCAGGCTTAAAGTAAGGTTGGCAGACTCGCCTACAGAAGAGTCCAACAAACGTCAGAGAACTTACTGA